The genomic window AGCCACCCGCGGGGCCACCCGTGGAGCCGCCGCGCTCAGACGGCCTCGCCGTCGGCCGGGACGGTCACGGCCGAGGCGGCGTCCGCCAGGGACTCCGCCTCGGTGCGGGCCATCCGGTAGCCGAGCTGGAAGCGGTGCTGGGCGCCGTACTGCTCGCGCAGCACCGCGATGTGCCCCTGCACGGACCGCAGGCTCATGCCGAGGCGGCGGGCGATGGCCTTGTCGGAACGCCCCTCGATCAGCAGCGCCTTGATGGCCTGCCGCATGTCCGGCACGACCTCGCCCGCGGCGTCTGCGGCCCGCACCGGACGGAACGGGAACCGCTCGGCCCGCACCCACGCCCGCTCGAAGACGTCACCGAGGAAGGCGACGACGGCCCGGTCCCGGATCAGCGCGGCGCTGTCCAGGCGTTCGCCGCCCGGGATCAGGGCGATCGCGCCGTCCACGATGATCAGCGGGTCGAAGAACTCCGGCAGCGTACGCACCTCGACGCCGTGCGCCAGCA from Streptomyces sp. NBC_01198 includes these protein-coding regions:
- a CDS encoding LuxR family transcriptional regulator translates to MSAGSTSTQGGATPVNLSLESLLRIADTLSSLERYATQTAVRLVLAEGGDGEAGEARGRIRYVEGRGAVREAVGEVLWRAEREILSAQPDGPGAGGTLEEAFATVRGPLARGVAMRTLFQHSARFSEPAKKYVQKVLAHGVEVRTLPEFFDPLIIVDGAIALIPGGERLDSAALIRDRAVVAFLGDVFERAWVRAERFPFRPVRAADAAGEVVPDMRQAIKALLIEGRSDKAIARRLGMSLRSVQGHIAVLREQYGAQHRFQLGYRMARTEAESLADAASAVTVPADGEAV